A segment of the Marinobacter arenosus genome:
CGCAAACTGCACATCCTGAACTAAGCTGACGGTTAATGGCGGGGCTCAGGGAACCCGCCAGGCCGTCAGAGCCAGCCCCACCCAGAACAAAGGGCTCTGGAACGCTGTCATTGCTGGTAGGAGGTTGTCACTATGCCGGTACAGCAGTTGAAAGAATTTCTCGATGAGGCCGATGTGGAATACATGTGCCTCTCCCACCCGCCTGCCTTCACCGCCCAGGAACTCGCCCACCACGTCAAGATTGCCGGCGACCGTGTCGTCAAAACCGTCATCGTTGAACTGGACGGGAAAATGGCGATGCTGGTGATGCCCGCGACCTGGCGCATCCGCTGGGACCGATTGTCCCGGATTCTCGACACGGACTTCATTGACCTCGCCGATGAACGGGAATTCCAGGACCGGTTCCCGGACTGCGAGGTTGGTGCCATGCCGCCGTTCGGAAATCTGTTCGGCATGTCCGTCTATTGCAGTGAGGTTCTGACCGAGCAACCCGAACTGGCCTTCGCGGCCGGCAGCCACACCGAATCCGTGCACATGAAAACGAGCGACTTCCTGACCCTGGTTCAGCCCATGGTACTGAATCAGGGCTTTACCAAGCCCGGCGCCCAGAAACCGGCATGGCTGGCCAAGGGGCGGCGCCGGCCGGACGACGTCAAGGCGAGGGTTACGCGCGCCGCCGGTTACTGACGTTGAACCGGCCGACTTGATCCGGGTCGCTTGTCTGATCTGCGCCATCGCGTAAACTGTGGGCATCAGACAGGAACCCGATATGACACAAGCTTTTGATGTTGTTGTGGTCGGCGCCGGCATGGTCGGTGCCGCCCTTGCCACGGGCCTGGGCCGGGATGGGTTCAAGGTGGCCGTAATTGATCGTTCGTCCGCGCCCGACTTCGCCCCGGAAACGCCTCCGGATATCCGCGTGTCGGCGCTCAGCGCGGGCACGGAACGCTACCTCCAGGAACTCGGTGCCTGGAACCGTATCCTGTCCATGCGTGCGACGCCCTACCAGCGCCTGGCGGTCTGGGATGAAGCGCGCCACCCGCTGTCCAACCTGATGCCGCGAACACTGACCGAGGTGCAGTTTGATGCCGACGGGCTGAAGACGTCGCACCTGGGCCACATCGTGGAAAACTCGGTGACGCAACAGGCACTGTGGCAAAGCGCCGAGGCCGAGCCCGGGGTGACCATCATGGCCGGCCAAGGCGTCTCAACACTGACTCCGGGGGCGGAGTCGGTGACGATCACCCTGGAAGATCAACAGACCCTGGAAGCCAGATTGGTGGTTGGTGCCGATGGAGCCCAGTCGGCGATTCGCACCATGGCCGGCATCGGGGTCAGCCGCAACCAGTACAGCCAGCAGGCCATGGTAATTTCGGTGCGCTACCAGGGGCCGGTTGAAAACATTACCTGGCAGGGTTTCTATCCCAGTGGTCCCCGGGCCTTCCTGCCGCTGCACAGCGCAGAAGCCACCCACCCGGGGGAAAGCTGGGCGTCTCTGGTGTGGTATGACGCCCCCGAGCAACTGGCTCGGCTCAAGGGCCTGTCAGACGAGGCGCTGAGGCTGGAAATCCAGCGCGCCTTTCCGTCCCAGCTTCCGTTGCTCACCCACATTGAGGCACGGGCCAGTTTCCCCATCGCCCGCCAGCACGCCAAGCGGTATTTTTCCGGCCGGGTGGTTCTCGCCGGCGATTCCGCCCACACCATCAACCCGTTGGCTGGCCAAGGGGTCAACCTGGGGTTCCAGGACGCCCAGTGCCTGCAGGCTCTGCTCAAGGAGGCCAAGCGTGCCCACTGCGATCTGGCCGACCCACAGTGGCTTCGTAGCTATGAACACCAGCGCCGTCCAGCCAACCGGCGCATGATGATGACCATGGACCTGTTCTACCACCTGTTCAGCAACCGCACGCCGCCGCTGCACCTGTTGCGCAACCTGGGGCTCGGCGCGGCCAGAGCCCTGCCCTTCGCCCGCAACCAGGTGGCGCGTTACGCCATGGGCATTGATGACCGGTTGCCTGCGCCGCTGGCCC
Coding sequences within it:
- a CDS encoding UbiH/UbiF/VisC/COQ6 family ubiquinone biosynthesis hydroxylase, with amino-acid sequence MTQAFDVVVVGAGMVGAALATGLGRDGFKVAVIDRSSAPDFAPETPPDIRVSALSAGTERYLQELGAWNRILSMRATPYQRLAVWDEARHPLSNLMPRTLTEVQFDADGLKTSHLGHIVENSVTQQALWQSAEAEPGVTIMAGQGVSTLTPGAESVTITLEDQQTLEARLVVGADGAQSAIRTMAGIGVSRNQYSQQAMVISVRYQGPVENITWQGFYPSGPRAFLPLHSAEATHPGESWASLVWYDAPEQLARLKGLSDEALRLEIQRAFPSQLPLLTHIEARASFPIARQHAKRYFSGRVVLAGDSAHTINPLAGQGVNLGFQDAQCLQALLKEAKRAHCDLADPQWLRSYEHQRRPANRRMMMTMDLFYHLFSNRTPPLHLLRNLGLGAARALPFARNQVARYAMGIDDRLPAPLARLTDRIPGLRQL
- a CDS encoding aminoacyl-tRNA deacylase, which codes for MPVQQLKEFLDEADVEYMCLSHPPAFTAQELAHHVKIAGDRVVKTVIVELDGKMAMLVMPATWRIRWDRLSRILDTDFIDLADEREFQDRFPDCEVGAMPPFGNLFGMSVYCSEVLTEQPELAFAAGSHTESVHMKTSDFLTLVQPMVLNQGFTKPGAQKPAWLAKGRRRPDDVKARVTRAAGY